A section of the Paenibacillus odorifer genome encodes:
- a CDS encoding DNA cytosine methyltransferase, with protein MKIDKRGRAKYKPSLDLNIEEIKKFLNEKIEEEMVLHDLKYDLEGTLHYNIGKLNLVSLFCGAGGLDLGFELAGLQATIGDDEALEAFKDKKTYDIVRNQSVFHTVFANDFFKEALDTYKVNHQDHVNVLNGDIRKMKEFPDADIVLGGFPCPGFSEAGPRLIDDKRNFLYLQFIRCLIQSKPAIFVAENVKGMLTLGKGEVFKQIKEDFESVGYKVTHKLLNAREYGVPQLRDRVFLVGVRNDIDFNYEFPSPTHGIGEGKAPFITLEDAIGDLRESPGRSYEGSFSSIYMSRNRKKAWHEQSFTIQASGRQAPIHPDGVPMRKKGVDSWEFPDGEENNRRLSVKEIQRIQTFPDWYEFCSGAEEGNMRNAHVDKVYKQIGNAVPVMLARAVARPIAEWAKTYVANNNKVLQ; from the coding sequence ATGAAAATTGATAAACGTGGTCGCGCAAAATATAAACCATCTCTGGACCTCAATATAGAAGAAATCAAGAAATTTTTAAATGAAAAAATAGAAGAGGAAATGGTTCTTCACGATCTGAAATATGATCTTGAAGGTACACTTCATTATAATATAGGAAAGCTTAATCTTGTGTCACTATTTTGTGGCGCTGGTGGTTTGGATTTAGGCTTTGAGTTAGCAGGGTTACAAGCTACTATAGGTGATGATGAAGCATTGGAAGCTTTTAAAGATAAAAAAACTTATGATATAGTACGAAATCAAAGCGTTTTTCATACCGTGTTTGCCAACGATTTCTTTAAGGAAGCATTAGATACTTATAAAGTTAACCATCAAGATCATGTGAATGTTCTGAATGGTGATATCAGAAAAATGAAAGAATTTCCGGATGCAGATATTGTATTGGGAGGGTTTCCATGTCCAGGATTTTCGGAAGCTGGTCCAAGGTTAATAGATGATAAACGGAATTTTTTATATCTCCAATTTATTAGATGCCTCATACAATCAAAGCCTGCAATATTTGTTGCAGAGAATGTAAAAGGTATGTTGACTCTTGGAAAAGGAGAGGTGTTTAAACAGATTAAAGAGGATTTTGAATCTGTTGGTTATAAAGTTACTCACAAATTATTGAATGCTAGAGAATATGGTGTACCACAGTTAAGAGATCGAGTATTTTTAGTAGGTGTTAGAAATGATATTGATTTTAATTATGAATTTCCTTCTCCTACACATGGTATTGGAGAAGGAAAAGCCCCTTTTATAACTCTAGAAGATGCAATTGGAGACTTAAGGGAATCACCAGGTCGATCTTATGAAGGTTCATTTTCTTCGATCTATATGTCGCGAAATCGGAAGAAGGCCTGGCATGAGCAAAGTTTTACAATACAAGCCTCAGGTAGACAAGCACCAATCCATCCTGATGGTGTACCTATGAGAAAAAAAGGAGTAGACTCCTGGGAATTTCCCGATGGCGAAGAGAATAATCGTAGACTATCCGTAAAAGAGATTCAGAGAATACAAACCTTCCCTGATTGGTATGAGTTTTGCTCCGGAGCGGAAGAAGGTAATATGAGAAATGCTCATGTGGATAAAGTATATAAACAGATTGGAAATGCCGTCCCTGTTATGTTGGCGAGAGCAGTAGCTAGACCTATTGCTGAATGGGCTAAGACATATGTAGCGAATAACAATAAAGTATTGCAATAG
- a CDS encoding helix-turn-helix domain-containing protein: protein MNLPESVGNRIRELRKAKGWTQEQLAEAASLHYSYIGGVERGDRNISLETLEKIIAAFDVPAIEFFRFEDETQRRKALDEHMALLSSKSAEEIAALTRVTREVIAATGLDKREK from the coding sequence ATGAATTTACCAGAAAGCGTCGGCAATCGCATTCGCGAGCTTAGAAAAGCAAAAGGATGGACACAAGAACAACTTGCCGAAGCTGCTTCGCTTCACTACAGTTACATAGGTGGTGTCGAACGAGGAGATCGAAATATCTCATTAGAGACACTAGAAAAAATTATTGCGGCGTTTGATGTTCCAGCTATAGAATTCTTTCGCTTCGAGGATGAGACACAGCGTCGCAAGGCGCTGGATGAGCATATGGCTTTGCTAAGCAGTAAAAGTGCAGAGGAAATAGCAGCACTCACTCGAGTAACCCGGGAAGTGATTGCTGCTACGGGATTAGATAAGAGAGAAAAGTAG
- a CDS encoding sigma-70 family RNA polymerase sigma factor, with product MEVIQGKVERYMNTERSREAIMSKEEFTRMYDTYYQRVYKYICYRINNHHAAEDICSQVFETVMCKYYSFSQEKSNFEVWLFAIVRNAVTDYFRAQKKRSYTSLDSLLELIFPKPSPEELAIREDNNQALFKALSKLREKERNIIAMKYGAGLKNSEIAQILGVSESNIGVVVYRSLKKLHISLKAGGFKNE from the coding sequence ATGGAGGTTATCCAAGGTAAAGTGGAGCGTTACATGAATACCGAAAGATCACGTGAAGCTATCATGTCCAAAGAGGAATTTACCCGGATGTATGATACGTACTACCAACGTGTTTACAAATATATCTGTTATCGGATTAATAACCACCACGCGGCAGAGGACATATGCAGTCAGGTGTTTGAGACTGTGATGTGTAAGTATTATAGTTTTTCACAAGAAAAATCGAATTTTGAGGTGTGGCTGTTTGCCATTGTAAGAAATGCTGTGACGGACTACTTTCGGGCGCAGAAGAAAAGAAGCTATACCTCACTGGATTCGTTGCTGGAGCTTATATTTCCCAAGCCGTCTCCTGAGGAGCTGGCGATCCGTGAGGATAATAATCAGGCACTATTCAAGGCGCTCTCCAAGCTGCGTGAGAAGGAACGCAATATCATTGCAATGAAATATGGGGCTGGGCTGAAAAATTCCGAAATTGCACAGATCTTGGGAGTTAGTGAGTCCAATATCGGTGTCGTAGTATATAGAAGCTTGAAAAAACTGCATATTTCCTTAAAGGCAGGAGGGTTCAAAAATGAATAA
- a CDS encoding helix-turn-helix domain-containing protein translates to MQKQSQKTDLTEVRRYIEENFTKHLSLAHLANLSGLSSSYFSSAFKQEYIQSPMEFVTQLRIQKAKQLLQKEDVRLKFIAEAVGYSDEFYFSRVFKKVEGISPTMYSSQQKSNIGVVTGNMMGYLHAAGIIPFAAPLSAKWTPYYYNLWAQEIEHKVTLTQNKNYCSPNELLHLPIDLLISPKDLSSELVKQIEDHFPIYWLDDKQDCLVALTELAARLNKQEEAKQWITQYRARLEDVRRRLDWTTNPPKVLVIRIYQQQIFAYCNTGIQHLLFQDLGAESSYEQPGLYNAEITFEELSRLKVDKLFTIICPDDESRATWHHLQREVGFRQLEAIKQQQIYVIHSDPWFEYSPVALKRMLEEVAVMMIP, encoded by the coding sequence ATGCAAAAACAATCGCAAAAGACGGATTTAACTGAGGTTAGAAGATATATTGAAGAGAATTTCACGAAGCACTTGTCTTTAGCACATTTAGCTAATCTTTCTGGTCTTAGCTCCAGTTATTTTTCCTCGGCGTTTAAACAGGAATATATACAAAGTCCAATGGAGTTCGTTACGCAGCTGCGGATTCAAAAGGCTAAACAATTATTGCAAAAGGAAGACGTGCGCTTGAAGTTTATAGCAGAAGCGGTTGGATATAGTGATGAGTTTTATTTTAGTAGAGTGTTCAAAAAGGTCGAAGGGATATCCCCAACGATGTATTCCAGCCAGCAAAAATCTAATATCGGAGTTGTAACTGGGAATATGATGGGGTATCTACATGCGGCAGGAATCATCCCGTTTGCTGCACCTTTAAGTGCAAAGTGGACACCGTACTACTATAATTTGTGGGCGCAAGAAATCGAGCATAAGGTAACCTTGACGCAAAATAAAAATTATTGCAGCCCAAATGAGCTATTGCATTTGCCAATTGATCTTCTTATTTCTCCAAAAGATTTGTCGTCAGAGCTGGTAAAACAGATAGAGGATCATTTTCCAATCTATTGGCTGGATGATAAGCAAGATTGTTTAGTAGCCTTAACTGAACTTGCTGCCCGACTAAATAAACAAGAAGAAGCGAAACAGTGGATCACGCAGTATAGGGCAAGATTGGAAGACGTTCGGCGCAGGTTAGACTGGACCACTAATCCACCTAAAGTTCTAGTTATACGTATCTATCAGCAGCAAATCTTTGCTTATTGTAATACAGGCATTCAGCATCTTTTATTTCAGGATTTGGGTGCAGAATCTAGTTATGAGCAGCCTGGTCTATATAATGCCGAGATTACTTTTGAAGAGTTAAGTAGATTGAAGGTAGATAAGCTATTTACGATTATATGCCCCGATGATGAGTCCCGCGCAACATGGCATCATTTGCAGAGAGAGGTTGGGTTCAGACAGTTAGAGGCTATTAAGCAGCAACAAATCTATGTTATTCATTCTGATCCTTGGTTTGAATACTCTCCTGTGGCTTTAAAACGAATGCTAGAGGAAGTTGCAGTAATGATGATACCTTGA
- a CDS encoding ABC transporter substrate-binding protein, with translation MKGFNTKIISYVVMVSLLSILLTACGGNNTANQQATDTPVTTSETSATATDEPTVQETEVAAREAFVVTDQVGNTVNIPGTVQKVYAPGLEDYLVTLGVTPVAQWSTGERPQQYLQDTLSGVQEISFANGVPSPESVVDLEPELIIFPTAFYAQNGVYENYSQIAPTYVFKNALGNVVEATETIAKLLGLEDKATEAIAAYNTKLEATKAHLASVSAGKKAIYINANARAIFLVGNFHYGGYVLSELGFAQSALVEGEMSADISLEMLSDLDADYIFINDNDGLGDAFLADIKASPLWKALPAVQAGKVFEVDGDHWRSSGLIAYQKTMDDIVAFLLP, from the coding sequence ATGAAGGGGTTTAATACAAAAATAATAAGTTATGTTGTAATGGTTAGTTTATTATCCATTCTACTAACAGCTTGCGGCGGCAATAATACAGCGAATCAGCAAGCAACAGATACTCCAGTAACAACCAGTGAAACGAGTGCAACTGCAACGGATGAACCAACTGTACAAGAAACGGAAGTAGCGGCTAGAGAAGCGTTTGTAGTAACTGATCAAGTAGGCAATACAGTAAACATTCCGGGGACTGTACAAAAGGTGTATGCCCCTGGTTTAGAGGATTATTTAGTTACCCTTGGTGTAACCCCAGTAGCCCAATGGTCCACGGGTGAAAGACCGCAGCAGTATCTACAGGATACGTTAAGTGGTGTACAAGAAATCAGCTTCGCTAATGGTGTTCCCTCTCCAGAATCTGTAGTAGATTTGGAGCCGGAATTAATTATATTCCCCACTGCTTTTTATGCACAAAATGGTGTTTATGAAAACTACTCGCAAATTGCTCCAACTTACGTGTTTAAGAATGCACTCGGCAATGTAGTGGAAGCCACAGAAACGATTGCGAAATTGCTAGGTTTAGAGGATAAAGCAACAGAAGCTATTGCTGCTTACAATACAAAGCTGGAAGCAACTAAAGCACATTTAGCCAGCGTTTCTGCCGGTAAAAAAGCAATTTATATTAATGCGAATGCTCGTGCGATCTTTTTAGTGGGTAACTTCCATTACGGGGGTTATGTGCTGAGTGAGCTAGGCTTTGCTCAAAGTGCTCTTGTAGAAGGTGAAATGTCCGCTGATATTTCGCTGGAAATGCTGTCTGATTTAGATGCTGATTATATTTTCATTAACGATAATGATGGTCTGGGAGATGCCTTCCTGGCAGACATTAAAGCTAGTCCTTTATGGAAGGCGCTGCCTGCAGTTCAAGCAGGTAAAGTGTTCGAGGTGGATGGCGATCACTGGAGATCTAGCGGATTAATTGCTTATCAAAAAACGATGGACGATATTGTAGCGTTCCTGCTGCCATGA
- a CDS encoding alpha/beta hydrolase — MIIKPYVKPNYETMLITSKANNKDYEIFIAKPLDEPAKDGYGVIYVLDGNGLFETAAEITRLLTRKPKGYPPAIVVGIGYPGGEAFDTVRRTYDLTMPAELANLPKRPNGEPWPEFGGADELLAFFEKELMPAIAQRFVINKQKQALFGHSFGGLFVLHALFTQPTLFSHYIASSASIWWNDYALLKEYESFKADLHSNTLSQLPKTLMIAGGEELDYMVKDSLDLCNSMMALHLPSFEVNWALLEQEEHVSVISGAISRAVKFLLTTSSDLR; from the coding sequence ATGATTATCAAACCGTATGTAAAACCAAACTATGAAACGATGCTGATCACGAGTAAAGCTAACAATAAGGACTATGAAATTTTTATTGCCAAGCCTTTGGATGAGCCTGCAAAAGATGGCTACGGTGTCATTTATGTTCTTGACGGTAATGGACTTTTTGAAACCGCTGCTGAAATCACCCGATTGCTGACGCGTAAGCCTAAAGGCTATCCACCCGCGATTGTTGTTGGCATTGGTTATCCTGGAGGTGAGGCGTTTGATACCGTGCGTCGAACCTATGATTTAACCATGCCAGCCGAGCTCGCGAATTTACCGAAACGTCCCAACGGCGAGCCTTGGCCTGAATTTGGCGGGGCAGATGAGCTGCTAGCTTTTTTTGAAAAAGAGTTAATGCCAGCCATTGCCCAGCGGTTCGTTATCAATAAGCAGAAGCAAGCATTGTTTGGTCATTCCTTTGGCGGATTATTTGTTCTGCATGCCTTATTTACACAACCTACCTTGTTTTCGCATTATATTGCAAGCAGTGCTTCCATCTGGTGGAATGACTACGCACTTTTAAAGGAATATGAGAGTTTTAAAGCTGATTTACACAGCAATACGTTAAGTCAGTTACCTAAAACACTTATGATTGCCGGTGGAGAAGAGCTGGATTATATGGTCAAGGATAGCTTGGATTTATGTAACAGCATGATGGCCTTACACCTTCCAAGCTTTGAAGTAAACTGGGCATTGCTTGAGCAAGAGGAGCATGTAAGTGTAATCTCGGGTGCGATTAGTCGGGCCGTCAAATTTTTGCTTACCACATCCTCTGACTTGCGTTAG
- a CDS encoding FecCD family ABC transporter permease: protein METLAANVQKSPLAGEKKFSFLVLLIFMLLLLIGVLVLAMALGAKKIPFADVFMSIIAFDDKSSTHQVIQSIRLPRVLAAMATGAGFAVSGAIIQGISRNPLADSGILGLNAGAGVTLVIAMVFLPTISFTGTLWLCILGAGLGAGLVFSVDLLSKRGMTPIRLVLAGAAISAMLTALSEGISIFFSVAQQVAFWYGGGLSGISMTHLQQMLPWMLLALLLAIVISKSITILSVGDETAEGLGVNIKLIKNLSLLAAFMLAGISCALAGSVSFVGLIAPHLVRYIVGVDYRYIIPLSAILGATLVVLADLVARIVNAPYEIPVGAVIAVIGVPFFLYLARKERREL from the coding sequence TTGGAAACATTGGCCGCAAATGTTCAGAAATCACCACTAGCAGGAGAAAAAAAGTTCTCCTTTTTAGTATTGCTAATCTTCATGCTCCTCCTATTAATAGGCGTATTAGTGCTTGCTATGGCCCTTGGCGCGAAAAAAATACCCTTCGCAGATGTATTCATGTCGATCATTGCTTTTGATGATAAGTCTTCTACTCATCAGGTGATCCAGTCGATTCGTTTACCCCGGGTACTTGCCGCTATGGCAACAGGCGCTGGATTTGCAGTAAGTGGAGCGATTATTCAAGGGATTAGTCGCAATCCTTTAGCCGATTCGGGGATTCTTGGTTTAAATGCTGGGGCCGGGGTCACGTTAGTTATTGCCATGGTTTTCCTGCCAACGATTTCATTCACAGGTACACTTTGGCTCTGTATTCTAGGTGCGGGATTAGGAGCGGGTTTAGTTTTTAGTGTTGACCTATTAAGTAAACGAGGCATGACGCCTATTCGGCTTGTACTGGCGGGTGCTGCCATCTCTGCTATGCTAACTGCCCTAAGTGAAGGAATAAGTATCTTTTTTTCAGTGGCTCAGCAGGTGGCTTTTTGGTATGGAGGAGGTTTAAGTGGCATTAGCATGACCCATCTACAGCAAATGTTGCCTTGGATGCTTCTTGCGCTATTACTTGCCATCGTAATTTCAAAGTCGATTACTATACTATCTGTAGGGGATGAGACAGCGGAAGGGTTAGGCGTTAATATTAAACTTATCAAAAATCTTTCGCTTTTAGCCGCATTCATGTTAGCTGGGATTTCATGTGCTTTAGCTGGATCTGTAAGCTTTGTGGGCTTAATTGCTCCGCATTTGGTACGTTACATAGTGGGTGTGGATTATCGTTATATTATTCCATTATCCGCAATTCTGGGAGCCACCCTTGTTGTGCTTGCTGATTTAGTGGCACGTATCGTAAATGCCCCTTATGAAATCCCTGTAGGTGCTGTAATTGCGGTTATTGGTGTTCCGTTCTTTCTATATTTGGCACGTAAAGAAAGGCGGGAACTATAG
- a CDS encoding FecCD family ABC transporter permease, whose translation MKLRWKFIIIAIILLLGFIYSVSTGQSSLNLQELWQTVLGKGTPRQELVLFQFRIPRMILGFLVGGALAIAGMLLQAISRNALADPGILGINAGAGLSMMLFLLLQNSSTGLHTYVQPLYALLGGFIVVALLFMLSYDRNQGIIPIRLIYTGIAVAAAISAFMIVLTFVLDPSQYQMIKVWLAGNIGNSNWSHVYAMLPWLLLIVPLLIRNHLILDVLRLNDPVVISLGVSLNKYRVWFLVCSVLLAAPAVAVSGSIGFVGLVVPHLVRRLFRGHKIMIPACLLIGGGLVVIADALGKMVVANTEIPAGVIVALIGAPYFLYKLIKSE comes from the coding sequence GTGAAGCTAAGATGGAAATTTATAATTATAGCAATCATTTTACTGCTAGGCTTTATATATAGTGTATCTACTGGTCAAAGCAGCTTAAACTTACAAGAGTTATGGCAAACCGTATTAGGAAAGGGAACACCGAGGCAGGAGCTTGTACTTTTTCAGTTCCGTATTCCTCGAATGATCTTGGGTTTTCTAGTAGGTGGCGCGTTGGCAATAGCAGGAATGCTGCTGCAAGCCATAAGCCGAAATGCTTTAGCAGACCCGGGCATACTGGGGATAAATGCTGGTGCTGGATTATCCATGATGTTATTTTTACTCTTACAAAATAGTTCTACCGGCTTACATACTTATGTTCAGCCCTTGTACGCCCTATTGGGCGGATTTATCGTTGTGGCGCTCTTATTTATGCTTTCCTATGATCGCAATCAAGGCATTATTCCCATTCGATTAATTTATACAGGTATTGCTGTTGCGGCTGCGATTAGTGCATTTATGATTGTGTTAACCTTCGTACTAGATCCTTCGCAATATCAGATGATTAAGGTGTGGTTGGCAGGGAACATAGGGAATAGTAATTGGAGTCACGTGTATGCTATGCTGCCTTGGTTACTTCTTATTGTGCCTTTATTAATTCGGAATCATCTTATATTGGATGTGCTAAGGCTTAACGATCCTGTAGTTATTAGTTTAGGGGTATCTTTAAATAAATATCGCGTTTGGTTTTTAGTATGTAGTGTATTATTGGCGGCACCAGCGGTTGCCGTTAGTGGAAGTATTGGATTCGTAGGTTTAGTAGTTCCACATTTAGTTAGACGACTCTTTCGTGGTCATAAAATAATGATTCCCGCATGCCTACTAATAGGTGGCGGATTAGTTGTTATTGCAGATGCGCTTGGTAAAATGGTAGTAGCCAATACTGAAATACCAGCAGGAGTAATCGTGGCTTTAATCGGTGCTCCATACTTTTTATATAAATTGATTAAAAGTGAATAA
- a CDS encoding PadR family transcriptional regulator, translating into MSIQIYILSKLMDENNYPYKLKKELSTPIPFDTLLNLSESKLYYHFESLTKQGLVEQVEIIKEEHRPDKQVFSITDKGRKQLPLKIYKVIEDAESISDMIVALVNLRFVETDKVIPIIEKKIEQSLIKKDQLNQIYQQIDVDSSTRDVVDFMESYYASQLEQSIHWWKVLLEKLKTKTI; encoded by the coding sequence ATGTCAATTCAAATTTATATCTTAAGTAAGTTAATGGATGAAAATAATTATCCTTATAAATTAAAAAAAGAACTATCCACCCCTATTCCATTTGATACATTGCTAAATCTATCTGAAAGCAAACTATATTATCATTTTGAATCCCTTACGAAACAGGGCTTAGTTGAACAGGTAGAGATTATCAAAGAAGAACATCGCCCAGACAAACAGGTGTTTTCCATTACCGATAAAGGGCGCAAGCAACTCCCGCTCAAAATTTATAAGGTAATAGAAGATGCAGAATCTATTTCAGATATGATTGTTGCTCTTGTGAATCTTCGTTTTGTAGAGACTGATAAAGTGATCCCGATTATCGAGAAGAAAATTGAACAGTCACTTATAAAAAAAGATCAATTAAATCAAATTTACCAGCAAATAGATGTAGATAGCTCCACCCGTGACGTCGTAGATTTCATGGAAAGCTACTACGCTTCTCAACTTGAGCAATCTATACACTGGTGGAAAGTTCTTTTAGAAAAGCTGAAAACGAAAACTATATAA
- a CDS encoding YhgE/Pip domain-containing protein, which yields MKFSQFLKSKGAIGSIFMGVFYAIAMLGIFLPGYTALPGNMDDLKIAIVNDDAGQYGAQISSQFSESLPFKTIKTDVSNKKAMDELEHNKLALVVHIPEEFSANVQSGKVSASIDFTVNEASATMVSSAMSSVVGEINKQLSTNFSEQTAKGVLMNFNVPEEQATAMATQIENSYVGNYVVINDVPDGMHNNMLPMFLTMAGYVGAMIASMQLVASFKANRGKASKTKLFMFVQLTALLIAVLSTVVALTIAFSVADVDLSLLLPVAAQQILMYMAAFNVCAIMVFLVGEGGMVLNIPILLMQTIANGATMPRDMMYTPYDWFGRITPMYYSVQAYLAQMFGSISPAPFLWGLAGVFAGAMMINIVIVRFVHKPVPVTKETILPVEVKNTAEITA from the coding sequence TTGAAGTTTTCACAGTTTTTGAAGTCCAAAGGGGCCATTGGTTCTATTTTTATGGGTGTGTTCTATGCCATTGCGATGCTTGGTATTTTCTTACCAGGGTATACAGCACTTCCAGGGAACATGGATGATTTAAAAATTGCTATCGTCAATGATGATGCCGGTCAATATGGGGCTCAGATTTCGAGTCAGTTCTCGGAGAGCTTACCATTCAAAACGATAAAAACCGATGTATCGAATAAAAAGGCGATGGATGAATTAGAACATAATAAGTTAGCTCTAGTTGTCCATATTCCAGAAGAATTTTCCGCCAACGTTCAAAGCGGTAAGGTATCCGCAAGTATTGATTTCACAGTCAACGAAGCTTCTGCCACCATGGTATCTTCAGCCATGTCTTCCGTTGTAGGAGAAATTAACAAACAATTAAGCACGAACTTCTCAGAGCAAACCGCAAAAGGTGTGTTAATGAACTTTAACGTACCAGAAGAACAAGCCACCGCAATGGCTACACAAATTGAAAATAGTTATGTCGGGAATTATGTTGTCATCAATGATGTTCCGGACGGCATGCACAACAACATGCTACCTATGTTCTTAACTATGGCTGGTTATGTTGGGGCAATGATTGCCTCCATGCAATTAGTTGCTTCTTTTAAAGCGAACCGCGGGAAAGCAAGCAAGACAAAACTGTTTATGTTCGTTCAACTCACAGCTTTATTAATCGCTGTATTATCAACTGTCGTTGCTTTAACCATTGCCTTCTCTGTTGCAGATGTAGACCTATCCTTACTGTTACCAGTTGCTGCTCAGCAAATTCTAATGTATATGGCTGCATTTAACGTGTGTGCGATTATGGTCTTCCTAGTTGGCGAAGGCGGTATGGTCTTAAATATTCCAATCCTGCTCATGCAAACCATCGCCAATGGTGCTACCATGCCTCGTGATATGATGTATACACCATACGATTGGTTCGGCCGCATCACCCCAATGTATTATTCTGTGCAAGCTTATTTGGCACAAATGTTTGGTTCTATTAGTCCAGCACCCTTCTTATGGGGATTAGCAGGCGTATTTGCCGGGGCTATGATGATTAACATTGTTATCGTCCGGTTTGTTCATAAACCTGTACCTGTGACTAAAGAAACTATACTGCCCGTTGAAGTTAAAAATACAGCTGAAATAACCGCCTAG
- a CDS encoding NAD(P)/FAD-dependent oxidoreductase: MNKVIVIGAGILGASAAYQLSKLGAEVIIIDRKDVGQATDAAAGIICPWLSQRRNKAWYRLAKAGASFYPVLIQELEEAGETETGYAKVGAICIHEDLKKLLAMKERAELRREDAPEIGELTMLTDLEAQEKFPLLSEGYHALHVSGAARVDGRELRDALLRAAQRNGAQMIEGDAILEYADHEIKGVSVGEQTFTVDEVIVCAGAWSNALLHPLGIMLQVRYQKAQIMHLKLAQQASTEQWPVVMPPTDQYILAFADQNIVVGATHENDVVGYDTAVTAGGMQEILNKGLQTASGLADCSLNEIRVGFRPFTADFLPVLGRVQGWNKLIVANGLGSSGLTMGPFLGEQLAKLAMNQQVDIPLEDYALEHAIN; encoded by the coding sequence ATGAACAAGGTTATTGTAATTGGTGCAGGCATATTAGGGGCTTCAGCAGCTTATCAGCTAAGTAAGTTAGGTGCTGAGGTCATCATTATAGATCGTAAGGATGTTGGACAAGCAACGGATGCAGCAGCAGGGATTATTTGTCCATGGTTGTCTCAACGCAGAAACAAAGCATGGTATCGTCTTGCTAAAGCGGGAGCAAGCTTTTATCCGGTACTTATTCAAGAGTTGGAAGAGGCTGGAGAAACCGAGACTGGATATGCAAAAGTTGGAGCGATATGTATTCATGAGGATTTGAAAAAGTTACTCGCGATGAAAGAAAGAGCGGAGCTGCGCAGAGAGGACGCCCCTGAAATAGGGGAACTTACGATGCTGACGGATCTTGAAGCACAAGAGAAGTTTCCCTTATTGTCGGAAGGTTACCATGCGCTTCATGTATCCGGTGCAGCAAGAGTGGACGGTCGTGAATTACGTGATGCTTTGCTAAGAGCGGCACAGCGTAACGGTGCGCAAATGATTGAGGGCGATGCTATTTTAGAGTATGCTGATCATGAAATTAAAGGGGTTAGTGTAGGAGAACAGACATTCACAGTCGATGAAGTGATTGTGTGCGCAGGGGCTTGGTCTAACGCTTTGCTTCATCCGCTTGGGATCATGCTCCAGGTGCGTTATCAAAAAGCTCAAATTATGCATTTGAAGCTTGCTCAACAAGCGAGTACAGAGCAATGGCCTGTGGTAATGCCGCCTACAGATCAATATATCCTTGCGTTTGCGGATCAAAATATCGTGGTAGGTGCTACTCACGAAAATGATGTCGTAGGTTATGATACTGCTGTAACCGCAGGAGGAATGCAAGAAATATTAAATAAAGGTCTGCAAACGGCTTCCGGTCTTGCGGATTGTAGCCTAAATGAGATAAGAGTAGGGTTCCGTCCATTTACAGCAGATTTTCTTCCCGTGTTGGGCAGGGTTCAAGGATGGAATAAACTAATTGTTGCTAATGGACTAGGGTCATCCGGATTAACGATGGGGCCCTTTCTTGGTGAGCAGCTAGCCAAGCTGGCCATGAATCAACAGGTAGATATTCCGCTTGAAGACTATGCATTAGAGCATGCGATAAATTGA